Proteins encoded within one genomic window of bacterium:
- a CDS encoding metal-dependent transcriptional regulator, whose protein sequence is MAPDHATSSRKNLSPSLEDYLEAVFDLGPPARVSSIARRLKVAKASVTQAVQRLTDKGLVESARYGRVSLTAQGLKSARKVRNRHDTLVTFLEDVLGVPDVVAERDACTLEHGLSDETAGRLADYTVAVARRRKSRRRTGAQRPPGK, encoded by the coding sequence ATGGCGCCGGACCACGCAACGTCATCTCGCAAAAACCTAAGCCCGTCTCTCGAGGATTACCTCGAGGCCGTATTCGACCTCGGGCCGCCGGCGCGGGTTTCGTCCATCGCGCGCCGCTTAAAAGTGGCCAAGGCATCGGTCACGCAAGCGGTACAAAGGCTGACCGACAAGGGATTAGTCGAATCCGCGCGCTACGGCCGCGTTAGCCTTACGGCCCAAGGCCTCAAGTCGGCGCGTAAAGTACGCAACCGGCACGATACCCTCGTAACGTTTCTTGAAGACGTTTTAGGGGTCCCGGACGTCGTCGCCGAACGCGACGCCTGCACGCTCGAGCACGGCCTCAGCGACGAGACCGCCGGACGGCTCGCCGACTATACGGTGGCGGTAGCCCGCCGCCGCAAAAGCCGACGCCGCACCGGCGCCCAACGGCCACCCGGTAAATAG
- a CDS encoding FeoA domain-containing protein, producing the protein MPEIKSLLEFDPGTTVRVVRINAGRGLKLRLLSLGLVPGADIYVLDNRHGPVKLCFNNSRIAVGRGVAAKVLAAAASDDVCPECETDEPCPKK; encoded by the coding sequence TTGCCGGAAATTAAATCGTTGTTGGAATTCGACCCCGGGACGACGGTCCGCGTCGTCAGGATAAACGCCGGCCGGGGATTGAAGCTGCGCCTCCTGTCGCTCGGCCTCGTCCCCGGCGCCGACATTTACGTCCTCGACAACAGGCACGGCCCGGTTAAGCTCTGCTTCAACAACTCCCGCATAGCCGTGGGTCGCGGCGTCGCCGCGAAGGTCCTGGCGGCGGCCGCTTCCGACGACGTATGCCCTGAATGCGAAACGGACGAACCTTGTCCCAAGAAGTAA